A region from the Chelonoidis abingdonii isolate Lonesome George chromosome 10, CheloAbing_2.0, whole genome shotgun sequence genome encodes:
- the ARL6IP6 gene encoding ADP-ribosylation factor-like protein 6-interacting protein 6 isoform X1 encodes MSLAVGDSGRLGRFSRRGATPGTPWLGGGVVSRSLQAELLQEEEEEEEEEVAASGVSVSQGGAPLPPLPHKRNGVLMAPPGGKHWPARVCSMLCCLLAVSALAFLLAIACLVLKDLRSEKEKNEDGIETGLLGFWGLFVLALMTGLSCCSFSWTVTYFDSFEPGMFPPTPLSPARFKRLTGHSFHMGYSMAILNGVVAALTIVWCLI; translated from the exons ATGTCCCTGGCTGTGGGCGACAGCGGGCGGCTGGGCCGGTTCAGCAGGCGGGGGGCGACCCCCGGGACGCCCTGGTTGGGGGGCGGAGTGGTGTCTCGGAGTCTGCAGGCCGAGCtactgcaggaggaggaggaggaggaggaggaggaggtggcagcgAGCGGTGTCTCTGTGTCCCAGGGCGGGGCCCCGTTGCCGCCGCTGCCCCACAAGCGGAATGGCGTGTTGATGGCTCCGCCGGGGGGGAAACATTGGCCGGCCCGGGTCTGCTCGATGCTGTGCTGCCTCCTGGCCGTCTCCGCCCTCGCCTTCCTCCTGGCCATCGCGTGCCTCGTGCTCAAAG ATTTGCGCTctgagaaagagaagaatgaagatgGTATAGAAACTGGCTTGCTAG GATTTTGGGGTCTGTTTGTTCTAGCCTTGATGACAGGGCTCTCATGCTGCAGCTTTTCTTGGACGGTGACTTATTTTGATTCCTTTGAACCAGGAATGTTTCCTCCGACTCCACTTTCACCTGCACGATTCAA GAGACTGACAGGGCATTCCTTCCACATGGGCTATAGTATGGCAATACTGAACGGCGTTGTGGCAGCTCTCACCATAGTCTGGTGCCTCATTTGA
- the ARL6IP6 gene encoding ADP-ribosylation factor-like protein 6-interacting protein 6 isoform X2 yields the protein MSLAVGDSGRLGRFSRRGATPGTPWLGGGVVSRSLQAELLQEEEEEEEEEVAASGVSVSQGGAPLPPLPHKRNGVLMAPPGGKHWPARVCSMLCCLLAVSALAFLLAIACLVLKDLRSEKEKNEDGIETGLLGFWGLFVLALMTGLSCCSFSWTVTYFDSFEPGMFPPTPLSPARFKL from the exons ATGTCCCTGGCTGTGGGCGACAGCGGGCGGCTGGGCCGGTTCAGCAGGCGGGGGGCGACCCCCGGGACGCCCTGGTTGGGGGGCGGAGTGGTGTCTCGGAGTCTGCAGGCCGAGCtactgcaggaggaggaggaggaggaggaggaggaggtggcagcgAGCGGTGTCTCTGTGTCCCAGGGCGGGGCCCCGTTGCCGCCGCTGCCCCACAAGCGGAATGGCGTGTTGATGGCTCCGCCGGGGGGGAAACATTGGCCGGCCCGGGTCTGCTCGATGCTGTGCTGCCTCCTGGCCGTCTCCGCCCTCGCCTTCCTCCTGGCCATCGCGTGCCTCGTGCTCAAAG ATTTGCGCTctgagaaagagaagaatgaagatgGTATAGAAACTGGCTTGCTAG GATTTTGGGGTCTGTTTGTTCTAGCCTTGATGACAGGGCTCTCATGCTGCAGCTTTTCTTGGACGGTGACTTATTTTGATTCCTTTGAACCAGGAATGTTTCCTCCGACTCCACTTTCACCTGCACGATTCAA ATTGTAA